ATCAGATACATCCTCAACCTTTTAACCTTTTCCTTGTTGCTGCGGTAAAACGGCAGCAGTTTCTGATATTCCTTGACCTTGTTTATATCTTTAACCTCCTTAACAGCAATGTCTTTTTGGAGCCACTTCCTTACGTTATGAAATGCACCGATAAACAGGATACCGTTTTCCCCTTCCTGAAGCGTATCGTTTATCTGTTTCGCAATAAACTTGTCCCTTTTATCTAAAAGATTGTTTTTGGCGAGCTTATACTTCATGGCTGCATCGAGCTTTTGCGCCCGGCTTTTTGCCTGCGTTATCTTAAGAATCCAGTCACGCTCCTTTTTCACAAGGTTGAAATCTTCTGTCTTTACAAGGATAGCGCCTTTCCGGATGAGTTCCGAGACAATCTGATAATTCCGGCTGCCTGTCTTAACGGCTTCCTGCACTATTGTCATTCCTAATTTTCCGTCGGCCACCATGCCGTCCTGGTATACCTTAAAACCTGCCACCCCAATGGAATCAAAATGGCCGGCTATAGCATCCCAGAAACCAAGGACTGTTTCCTGGTGCCTTTTCCAGAGTATTTCCCCGAATTCCCTGAGCCCTCTTTTTGCCATATCCTCGCCCACGGAACCGAGATCCGCCTCTGTATGGATAATGGGAACGTATAATAAAGTGCGCATAACTCCTTAAACCCGTATATAGTGAATAGTCGTTAGTGAATAGTAGTCAGTTAAAAACCTATCCACTTTAATACCCTAACTTCGTCGTTCGTCGTTCGTACTTCGTACTTCGATGTACGATGTACTATGTACTATGTACGGTTTCACTGTCTTCATAACTATTCACTATTCACTGCCTTAACCGCCTTATTTCACCCTTACTTCCAATCGCTTAATCCTCTTTTTCAATTCTTTTGTCTCATCCTCAACAGCTTTTGCCTTTTTACCGTCAGATAAATAAGGGTCCTGCTGCCACCAGTTGATCCCCATCTCCATCGCCTTATCAACAGATGCGATGAGCAGCCTTATCTTGATGGTTAAAAGTTCAATGTCGGCAATCCTTATCTGGATGTCCCCCGCAATAACAATCCCTTTGTCCAGCACCCTCTCCAGTATATCGGCAAGATTGGTAGCCTGTGTTGCATGCATCATCTGTTCAGCCATAATATTCTCCTTCGTACATCGTCGTTCGTCGTTCGTCGTTCGTACTTCGTACTTCGATGTACGATGTACTATGTACGATGTACGGTTTCACTGTTTTCGTAACTATTCACTGGTTTTCTCACATCAAATCTCCCAACGGGCCGAGGTTCAGGTTCAGTTCCTCATCTTCAATACCAAAGATTGCCTGGATTTCCTGCATCTTCTTCTTTACCGCCTTCAGGCTTAATCCGAGCTTTTGAATCTCTACCGGAGAAAGCGACCCTTTCTTTACCCGTCTAAATGCCTCCTTCTCCATAAGCTTTCTTATCAACTCGACAATAGTTAAAATGAGCTTTGCCAGGCCCTGCTCTGTTTCCCTTGGACTGTCTGCGTTTATAAGCCTGGGGATATTTTCTTCAGCCTTTTTTATCTCTTTCTGTAATTTCTCGATATAAGCCCTGTCTTCTTCGGTCAATTCCCTTTCGGGGCTACCGGGGCTTCTCCCGGACAACTCCTCAGCCTTGGAAACTGAGGTGAGGATAAGCCTCAACCCCAGAAACACAAGGTCTACATCGGCTACCCTTATCACCATGTCGCCGTTGATCACCGCCCCTTTTTCCAGGACTTTGTCCAGCACATCAACCAGCGTCACCTTATCACGTTTATTTATCATGCCCTATCGCTCCTAACCGCCCGGAGCGTGAGAGCGGAAGCGAGATTTGGACAACCTGAAGTGTTTGTGCAACATGCTGTCAAGGGTTACCTCCGTTTGTAAAATTAAAAGGGGGCCAGGGGCCGCTGTATTCAAGGTGGAGTCCTTTTGCTTTAAGGTCCTCATCTATGCCCTCAAGCGCTTTCCTGAATGAATCAACCTTATCTGCGTGGACTAAAAAGGCTGCATTGAGGACCATTCTTTCTGTTTTGCCTGTCATCTCCCTGTCAAGAATCTTTGTTTTTACTGATTCTGCTGCTTCTTCCCCCAGTTTTCCGAAGAGGTTATCTAACATGGCGTCCAACTCTTTGTTTGCTTCATTGCGAATAGTCTCTTTCAACTCTTCTTCCATAAAATAGGCCATGCCTTCCGGCATTGAAGCCATTTCCTGCTCTTTCAACCGTATGTCTTCATTTTTTTCTTTAACCATCAATTCAAACCTTTCACTATCCATGAGGTATATCTTCGCACTCCATTCCTGTTTCCCCCGAATCTTATTCAACAGCCGCCTCATCTTTGCATGGTCCCTGTCAAGGGTTTCTTTCAGTCCTGTCTTATCCTTAAAAATGATGCCGAATCTCATGGGAATCACATTCACAAACCCGTTGGCCCCTCTCATGGCTTCTTCGATAACGTCTTCATGGATCACGGCCTTTTCCTTAATCCAATTAAGGTCCTCTACGGCTTTCTTCTGTATTTCTTCGGATGTAAATTTTAATAAGGAAACCCTGCTGATAACGGCCTCCAGTTCGCGGTGAATGATGGTAAATACCTCTCTTTTTCCATCAATGCCCCTTGTGTGGAATCCCGAAGTGTCTTCGGTTTTTTCTCTTATGCAGTAAAGGTATAACCCATTCATTTTTTTCACTTACTCCCTCTCTGTTTTCCAGTGAATAGTCGTCTAAAATCAGTCGTTAGTCGTTAGTGAATAGTCGTTAGTTTTGCCCTTACTATTCACTATATACTATTCACTATTCACTGTTTTCATGGCTATTCACCATTCACTGTTCACTGCCTTCCTTGCCTTCAGCCTGCCTCTTTTGCCTTCATCCTTTCGTATGACTGGACTTCCAGATTTTCATCCACCTCAATCTTATAGATATTGCGATCCTTCACCTTTGTTGACAGTCCGATAGATTTAATGAATGAGCTTTCTTCATAGACTTCGATTTCTCCTTCCCATCCGCCGGGTGTCTTTGCAATTCTTATAGCCTTGGCGTCCTCCACCGAAAGCGTCCTTTTCAAAAACTCACTCATCGCCCGGGCAGCTTCATCTATATTTGCCATGTGTTACACCTCCTTTTACTTCCGTATGAACGTGGGATGTCCGCTCACCCTGTTCGCTTGGACGTCCGCTTTGCTTGGACGTAAATGCCTTAACATCCTACGTCCGAAGGAGCCGGGTACCCACGAAGTGGGTGTTGACTGTACGTCCTACGTCCCACGGTAAGTCGGGGTCGCATCTTCCTCTCCGTGAATTGCATCTAACCGTTCAAGAAGTTCCTTTTCCTGTCTCGTATATGCCTCTTCATCTATCTCATCCAGTTCAAAGCGTAACTGCAATTCCATGAGCCGTTCTTTTATAAGCCCCTCATCCGACATCTCTCTTTGAACCATATCGTTGATCTTCTCGCTCAGCCAGATAAGACCTTTTAACGGTGAAAGAACTATGTCATCTACAATAAACATCGTATCCCTTCTTCTTTAGGGTTCCAGGGTTCGAGGGGTCAAGGGGTCGAGGGTTCGAGCAAAAATTCCTTGGCCCCTGTTATTACCTGTCTCCTGTCCTTTACCCTTGACCCCTTGAACCCTGGAACCCTGTTTTCAATACTCCTCCGTCCTGATCGTCAGATTCACAAAATTAAAGGGGGGTATCTTTCCCACGTATTTGAACCTGACCATATCGCCTCTTGACTCTGCAAGCTCGTTGACCCTTGTATCAAACATGGATTCATCCTTCTCGTGTACAAGAAATGCGGCATTGAGTATCATCATCTCACCGTATGCCGGATTTGTTTTTGTTTCTATTGCCAGAGGAGACAACAGGCTCAAGATGGAATCCTTGCATGATTCCCGCTCCTCCTGAAGAGCAACCTCGACCATCTTTCCTATTTCCATACGCTGATAGTGCGTCTTTTCAGGAGGCAAACCCGTTAATTTATCCTTGAGCTTCCTGATTTCGTCGTTTTGTTCGAGGATATGCCTGTAAACCGCATCTTCCTTAAAGATGGCCTTGATTCCAAGCTCTTTCTTGTTCTCCAGGCTCTCCAATAATGCCTTAAAACTGTCGTATTCCTTTTCAAGGATCTTTTTCACCTTCTCTTCATCCTTTGCAATCGTGCAGAACCTGACCGGCAAAACCGTGTGGGCTTCCATTACCTCTTCGATGACCCGTTCATGGGGAATCAGATTCTCACGGGCAACAGGATATTTTTTGACAGGCGATTTGCTCACTACAGCCCCGAGATCTTGAAAGGACAGGGTGTATACATCGTCACCCCTGCCGCCGATGCCTATGGCGCCAAACGACAGAGGTCCCTTTGACTCGATTATGCAGTATATGTATATGCCTTCTTCCATTACCTTATCTTACCCTCCGCTCACGCTTTGCGCAGGCTAAAGCCTGCGGCTACCTGCCTTTTTTACTATTCACTATTCACTAACGACTATTCACTGCCTTCATTTCTCCCACTCTTCCTGATAGATGGTGATATTGACAAAATTATAAGGGGGTAGGGGTCCCACATACAGAAAC
This sequence is a window from Pseudomonadota bacterium. Protein-coding genes within it:
- a CDS encoding gas vesicle protein, with protein sequence MAEQMMHATQATNLADILERVLDKGIVIAGDIQIRIADIELLTIKIRLLIASVDKAMEMGINWWQQDPYLSDGKKAKAVEDETKELKKRIKRLEVRVK
- a CDS encoding GvpL/GvpF family gas vesicle protein, translated to MNGLYLYCIREKTEDTSGFHTRGIDGKREVFTIIHRELEAVISRVSLLKFTSEEIQKKAVEDLNWIKEKAVIHEDVIEEAMRGANGFVNVIPMRFGIIFKDKTGLKETLDRDHAKMRRLLNKIRGKQEWSAKIYLMDSERFELMVKEKNEDIRLKEQEMASMPEGMAYFMEEELKETIRNEANKELDAMLDNLFGKLGEEAAESVKTKILDREMTGKTERMVLNAAFLVHADKVDSFRKALEGIDEDLKAKGLHLEYSGPWPPFNFTNGGNP
- a CDS encoding gas vesicle protein GvpG, giving the protein MFIVDDIVLSPLKGLIWLSEKINDMVQREMSDEGLIKERLMELQLRFELDEIDEEAYTRQEKELLERLDAIHGEEDATPTYRGT
- a CDS encoding GvpL/GvpF family gas vesicle protein; this encodes MEEGIYIYCIIESKGPLSFGAIGIGGRGDDVYTLSFQDLGAVVSKSPVKKYPVARENLIPHERVIEEVMEAHTVLPVRFCTIAKDEEKVKKILEKEYDSFKALLESLENKKELGIKAIFKEDAVYRHILEQNDEIRKLKDKLTGLPPEKTHYQRMEIGKMVEVALQEERESCKDSILSLLSPLAIETKTNPAYGEMMILNAAFLVHEKDESMFDTRVNELAESRGDMVRFKYVGKIPPFNFVNLTIRTEEY
- a CDS encoding gas vesicle protein K translates to MINKRDKVTLVDVLDKVLEKGAVINGDMVIRVADVDLVFLGLRLILTSVSKAEELSGRSPGSPERELTEEDRAYIEKLQKEIKKAEENIPRLINADSPRETEQGLAKLILTIVELIRKLMEKEAFRRVKKGSLSPVEIQKLGLSLKAVKKKMQEIQAIFGIEDEELNLNLGPLGDLM